In one window of uncultured Acetobacteroides sp. DNA:
- a CDS encoding SusD/RagB family nutrient-binding outer membrane lipoprotein, with product MKQFIKYSLILSFGALLLGGCDTNFEGINTSPNRSDASPTPYIFTYATRQFAYNYYNVWYTGRQSGVACQQWCQINYTSEDRYQFRDNVMNEFFRNSYIWMLNFEKIKELNTDPATKGNMSAYGDNKMQIATCDIMETWIFQLLTDSFGDIPYSQAFDPVKYPKPKYDKQSDIYKGMVAKLKQAVADLKTCSNGWTSGDIIYGGDIDKWIKFANSLRLRIALRASKVDRTYLTEAKSAITDGVFKSNDDNAIFNFIGTGEPNEAPIYFGFFTDNRNDFTLTKQFVNLLKGMDDNDKGFVNPFNGIIDPRLAIYRGPTMDNNTIGVPYGMDDTETAAFVSANGNVINLKPDGKKPALSPVNLQPEFGSVLLDYPTVCFMISEVEDNDAVWFLEGVKASLDKWGVSTTDKNAYVAAVTAKWNVATVDKKKEMLITSKYIHLYTQAYEAWAEYRRTGYPKSLVKPGEKTYGDITFEPIPGFESGNDIVARFSYAISEYTLNKENVKAAAASMGSDALSVRVWWAGGGKQ from the coding sequence ATGAAACAGTTCATAAAATATAGTTTGATTCTAAGTTTTGGAGCACTTCTCTTAGGTGGATGTGATACAAACTTTGAAGGAATAAACACAAGCCCCAATAGGTCAGACGCATCCCCAACTCCATACATCTTTACCTATGCTACTCGTCAATTTGCATATAACTACTATAATGTTTGGTATACTGGACGTCAATCTGGAGTCGCATGTCAGCAATGGTGCCAGATTAACTATACTTCGGAGGATAGGTATCAGTTTCGAGATAATGTAATGAACGAATTTTTTCGTAACTCATACATTTGGATGTTAAACTTTGAGAAAATTAAAGAGTTAAATACCGATCCTGCTACTAAGGGTAACATGTCTGCTTATGGGGATAATAAAATGCAGATTGCAACATGCGATATTATGGAGACATGGATTTTCCAACTCCTTACGGATTCGTTTGGTGATATTCCTTATAGCCAAGCTTTTGATCCTGTAAAATATCCCAAACCAAAGTATGATAAGCAATCTGATATTTATAAGGGAATGGTTGCTAAATTAAAGCAAGCTGTTGCGGATCTTAAAACTTGCTCTAATGGTTGGACATCAGGGGATATAATCTATGGTGGCGATATTGACAAGTGGATTAAGTTTGCAAACTCTCTTCGTCTTCGTATTGCTCTTCGTGCTTCAAAAGTTGATAGAACCTATTTAACAGAAGCTAAAAGCGCAATTACTGATGGCGTATTTAAATCTAATGATGATAATGCCATATTTAATTTTATCGGTACTGGAGAGCCTAATGAGGCTCCAATCTATTTCGGGTTCTTTACCGATAATAGGAATGACTTTACTCTAACAAAGCAGTTTGTAAACTTGCTTAAAGGGATGGATGATAATGATAAAGGTTTTGTGAATCCATTCAACGGAATTATAGATCCTCGTTTGGCTATTTATAGAGGACCTACTATGGATAATAATACCATTGGGGTTCCTTATGGTATGGATGATACCGAAACAGCAGCATTCGTTTCTGCAAATGGCAATGTTATTAATTTAAAACCTGATGGTAAGAAACCGGCATTGTCTCCAGTTAACCTACAGCCAGAATTTGGTTCTGTCTTGCTAGATTATCCAACAGTTTGCTTTATGATTAGTGAAGTAGAAGATAATGATGCAGTTTGGTTCTTGGAGGGGGTTAAGGCATCCTTAGATAAGTGGGGAGTTAGTACTACAGATAAAAATGCATATGTTGCGGCAGTAACAGCAAAGTGGAATGTGGCAACAGTAGATAAGAAGAAGGAAATGCTTATTACATCTAAGTACATCCATTTATACACTCAAGCATACGAAGCGTGGGCAGAGTATCGTAGAACAGGATACCCTAAATCTCTTGTTAAACCTGGCGAAAAAACATATGGGGATATTACTTTCGAGCCTATTCCTGGTTTTGAGTCAGGTAATGACATTGTTGCTCGTTTTTCATATGCAATTTCTGAATATACCTTAAATAAGGAAAATGTCAAAGCGGCAGCTGCTTCTATGGGTAGTGATGCACTATCTGTAAGAGTTTGGTGGGCTGGCGGTGGTAAGCAGTAA